One Camelina sativa cultivar DH55 chromosome 3, Cs, whole genome shotgun sequence genomic window carries:
- the LOC104777801 gene encoding uncharacterized protein LOC104777801 — MDVLEGLVKDSSLKWLLGKQSSFDEDIDEIENSPSAGSSWIPELSPVANVVIRRCSKVLGVSVSELQDSFKQEASESVKQPSMFPRNFLEYCCFRALALSVGVTGHLSDKDFRRLTFDMMVAWEVPSAASQALLSVDEDPTVGLEAFSRIAPAVPIIADVIICENLFGMLTSASNSVRLQFYVYDKYLYGLERAIKKMKSQSESSLLSGVRSKGEKILEVDGTVTTQPVLEHIGISAWPGRLILTDHSLYFEAIKVVSFDTPKRYSLSEDLKQVIKPELTGPWGTRLFDKGVSYKSISLPEPVVMEFPELKGHTRRDYWLSIILEVLYVHRYIKKFKINTGVAKDEAISKAVLGILRVQAIQELGLTTPVRYENLLPFNLCDQLPGGDRILETLAEMSSCKVLERTNKAKDTGTLQSMSASDMVSQLGLVFGATSPKSNSSLVVGEVMVGDVNPLEKAVKQSRKNYEKVVLAQETVNGVKVDGIDTNAAVMKELLLPVMEMGKWLLSLAYWDDPLKSFVFCLFSTLIIYRGWIGFVCAIASLFLAGFILLTRCFSNREKAMIELKVITPPPMNTMEQLLAVQNAISQLEELIQDGNIVLLKFRALLLSLFPQASEKFAVAVVIAALMMVFMPCNYLVLVVFLELFTRYSPPRRASTERLMRRLKEWWFSIPAAPVVLEQNKDDNKKTK, encoded by the exons ATGGATGTGCTAGAAGGTCTGGTTAAAGATAGTTCACTTAAATGGTTGCTTGGCAAGCAAAGTTCTTTCGATGAAGATATCGATGAGATTGAGAATTCTCCATCTGCTGGATCCAGTTGGATACCTGAGCTCTCTCCAGTAGCAAATGTGGTTATCCGAAGGTGTTCCAA GGTACTTGGTGTATCAGTAAGCGAGCTACAAGATAGTTTCAAACAAGAGGCGTCTGAATCTGTAAAGCAGCCTTCAATGTTTCCAAGAAACTTTCTAGAGTATTGCTGTTTCAGGGCACTTGCACTCTCTGTGGGAGTAACTGGTCATCTAAGTGATAAAGACTTTCGGCGTTTAACTTTTGATATGATGGTTGCTTGGGAGGTCCCTTCTGCTGCTAGCCAGGCATTACTCAGT GTTGATGAAGATCCAACTGTTGGTTTAGAAGCCTTCTCCCGGATTGCTCCAGCAGTTCCTATAATAGCTGATGTGATCATATGTGAGAATCTGTTCGGGATGTTGACTTCTGCCTCAAACAGTGTTCGGCTTCAGTTCTATGTTTATGACAAGTATTTGTATGGACTTGAAAG AGCaatcaagaagatgaagagcCAGTCCGAGTCATCTTTGCTTTCTGGTGTTCgatcaaaaggagaaaagattCTCGAGGTCGACGGGACAGTTACTACCCAACCAGTTCTAGAGCATATTGGAATATCGGCATGGCCAG GTCGCTTGATTCTGACTGATCATTCGCTATATTTCGAGGCTATAAAGGTTGTGTCTTTTGACACACCAAAGCGGTATAGCCTATCTGAAGATCTGAAACAAGTCATTAAACCAGAGTTAACTGGTCCTTGGGGAACTCGGCTTTTCGATAAGGGTGTCTCTTACAAGTCTATTTCACT ACCAGAACCAGTAGTTATGGAGTTCCCAGAGCTTAAGGGCCACACACGACGAGATTACTGGCTCTCTATAATCCTAGAAGTGTTATATGTTCATAGATACATAAAGAAGTTCAAGATCAACACCGGTGTAGCGAAAGATGAAGCTATTTCAAAAGCTGTGCTCGGTATCTTGCGTGTGCAAGCAATTCAAGAACTCGGGTTAACTACCCCTGTACGTTACGAAAATCTTCTCCCGTTCAATCTCTGCGATCAGCTTCCTGGTGGCGATCGTATTCTGGAGACGCTTGCAGAGATGTCTAGTTGTAAAGTTCTGGAGCGGACAAACAAAGCCAAAGACACAG GGACGTTGCAGTCAATGTCGGCATCGGATATGGTTTCGCAATTGGGTTTGGTTTTTGGAGCAACGAGTCCAAAGAGTAATAGTAGTCTTGTGGTAGGTGAGGTGATGGTTGGAGATGTGAACCCATTGGAGAAAGCGGTTAAGCAATCAAGAAAGAACTACGAGAAAGTGGTTCTTGCTCAAGAGACTGTTAATGGAGTCAAAGTCGATGGAATTGACACCAATGCAGCAGTGATGAAg GAACTACTACTTCCGGTTATGGAAATGGGGAAATGGCTTTTGTCGTTAGCATATTGGGATGATCCATTGAAgtcttttgttttctgtctCTTCTCTACTTTGATAATTTACAG ggGATGGATAGGCTTTGTTTGTGCGATTGCGTCTCTCTTTTTAGCGGGTTTCATACTTCTCACGAGATGTTTCAGCAATAGAGAGAAAGCAATGATCGAGCTGAAAGTTATCACACCTCCTCCTATGAACACAATGGAACAGCTTTTAGCGGTCCAAAACGCGATTTCGCAGCTCGAAGAGCTAATCCAAGACGGAAACATTGTTCTACTCAAGTTCCGAGCTTTATTACTCTCTCTTTTCCcacag GCGAGTGAAAAGTTTGCAGTTGCGGTTGTCATTGCTGCGTTGATGATGGTATTCATGCCTTGTAACTACTTGGTTCTGGTGGTGTTCCTAGAGCTGTTCACCAGATATTCACCACCGCGTAGAGCAAGCACAGAGCGGCTAATGCGGCGGCTTAAAGAGTGGTGGTTCAGCATTCCGGCTGCTCCAGTGGTTCTCGAACAGAACAAAGACGATAACAAGAAAACCAAgtaa
- the LOC104777800 gene encoding chorismate synthase, chloroplastic — MASSLTSKSILGSTKPGSSSLPSELRRLSSPAVQISIRTQPRKNIQIQATGSSYGTHFRVSTFGESHGGGVGCIIDGCPPRIPLSESDLQFDLDRRRPGQSRITTPRKETDTCRISSGVSEGMTTGTPIHVFVPNTDQRGLDYSEMSVAYRPSHADATYDMKYGVRSVQGGGRSSARETIGRVAPGALAKKILKQFAGTEILAYVSQVHQVVLPEDLVDHENLTLEQIENNIVRCPNPEYAEKMIAAIDAVRTKGNSVGGVVTCIVRNAPRGLGTPVFDKLEAELAKACMSLPATKGFEFGSGFAGTYLTGLEHNDEFYTDENGRIRTRTNRSGGIQGGISNGEIINMRVAFKPTSTIGKKQNTVTRDKVETEMIARGRHDPCVVPRAVPMVEAMVALVLVDQLMAQYAQCHLFPINPELQEPLHTEQPQNAAAL; from the exons ATGGCGTCTTCTCTCACTTCCAAATCCATTCTCGGATCCACCAAACccggttcttcttctcttccctcGGAGCTCCGTCGTCTCTCTTCTCCCGCCGTTCAGATCTCAATCCGTACCCAACCCAGGAAGAACATCC AGATACAAGCTACTGGAAGCTCATATGGGACTCATTTCAGAGTTTCAACGTTTGGAGAATCACATGGAGGAGGAGTTGGTTGTATAATTGATGGATGTCCTCCTCGGATTCCTCTCTCTGAATCTGATTTGCAATTTGATCTTGATAGGAG GAGACCTGGTCAGAGCAGGATCACCACTCCTAGGAAAGAAACTGATACCTGCAGGATATCTTCTGGAGTCTCCGAAG GAATGACGACAGGAACACCTATCCATGTGTTTGTGCCAAACACTGATCAGAGAGGACTT GATTACAGTGAAATGTCGGTTGCCTATAGACCATCGCATGCTGATGCAACTTATGACATGAAGTATGGTGTCAGATCTGTGCAG GGCGGAGGGAGATCTTCAGCTAGAGAGACCATTGGAAGAGTTGCTCCTGGAGCTTTGGCCAAGAAAATTTTGAAGCAATTTGCAGGAACTGAG ATTCTTGCCTATGTCTCCCAAGTCCACCAAGTTGTACTTCCAGAAGATTTGGTAGACCACGAGAATTTGACACTGGAACAG ATAGAAAATAACATTGTTAGATGTCCTAATCCTGAGTATGCGGAAAAGATGATAGCTGCGATTGATGCTGTCAGGACAAAAGGGAACTCTGTTGGTGGTGTTGTGACCTGCATTGTTCGGAATGCTCCACGT GGGCTCGGTACACCGGTTTTCGATAAACTTGAAGCAGAGCTAGCGAAAGCTTGTATGTCGTTACCTGCAACAAAGGGATTTGAGTTTGGAAGTGGCTTTGCAG GTACCTATTTGACTGGTCTTGAACACAATGATGAGTTCTATACCGATGAAAATGGAAGAATACGTACAAGAACAAACCGATCCGGTGGAATTCAG GGAGGGATCTCAAATGGTGAAATAATAAACATGAGAGTAGCCTTCAAGCCAACATCAACAATTGGA AAGAAGCAAAATACTGTAACAAGAGACAAGGTAGAAACCGAAATGATTGCGCGTGGCCGTCATGATCCTTGTGTTGTTCCACGAG CTGTGCCAATGGTGGAAGCAATGGTGGCTTTAGTTCTTGTGGATCAGTTAATGGCACAATACGCACAATGCCATTTGTTTCCAATAAACCCAGAGTTGCAGGAACCTCTCCACACAGAGCAGCCGCAGAATGCTGCTGCTTTGTAA